The sequence TAAACCATATGCTTATGTTCTCCCAGTCACACGAGTGAACACTTTATGGGTGTGGAATATCCAGGGAATGTATTTTGCATCAGAACTTTGTAGAATTAACTAGAATCACTGGTGGCATTTTATTAAGGTTGGCTTGTTCTTTatattacacattaaaatacaCCATACATACTGGTGAGGTTAAGAAGGAGCATATCTGGTCCAACATACTGTCCTGAAAATCTAATTTTGGTGTGTAGTCATCACTTCACCATGCACAAACCTTTTTTTCAGGTTCATCCTGTTTGAAGAACAATTCAGTCGTTTTGGACGCATGATAAACCATACACTCCcgtaataaatatttgtttgaatCACTCCTCCGCCTATAGCGGCGTACATTTTTGCCATATTGTTTCCGTAATCTTCATCTTTTAATTGTTAGAAAATCTCATGGCACCTACACGCTAAACTGGGAGCGGTAGTCGCCAATCCCCGTCAGCTAATTAAGGGTGGTTTTGTTTGTGGAATGaaattttgctttaattttgcTACAAGTTAGAAGTATATACTTcaaatatgtattaaataaaagtctagATTTTTAGACGCTCGCTGCTCTGTGTTCAGACGCGAGAAAGAAGTCATTATAATCAAACAATGACTGACAGAAACTCAAGACAAGACCGAACTTGTAGATTCTAGGACTTGTAGTCCTTGTTGGCAAGGACAAGAAAATTCAGACCTACAGTTATAACGTAACGTAATGATAATAACATCCCAAACCTTTAATActgatatattaaataatatccTGCTTATCATGCTCGTCTACtactaaattatttttttaattacatttatttgaactGATCAAACCACGAAACCACAGTTCAAAGTACTAATTCAGACATGATGCAATTTTTGACAAAGATTCTTGGATAAATTTCATCTGTATATACACGTAGTCTGTATATATTTACGTACATTTGACTTTTTCCCCCCACTTTCTTGAACACTGCTTTAACAACTTTTAGGAATGTGTTAAGTCTCACCCTCATACATAATCATATATCCCTGAGAAGCTTGTTTGCTAATAGATTAATCGTATTAATTGTATCCTAATTGTATGCAAGTTATGCATCactgtaatttaaaaatgtcagtgtTCTTTAGAAACCTTTATAAACTTgataaacctttaaaaaaataaataaataaaaatgcatttcttAAATTAGAATTTctttctaattaaaataaaaaatatctcagTTTCTAGGAATAAGTTTATTCTTATGCCTAATTAAAAGAATATACTAAACCAGAACTTTCCAGAATGTTGatattgtttaatttatattagattttttaCTTAATGATCCATATACAAGGTGAGAAACATCAGGTCATGGAAATTTGCTCAAAATATACCTATTGATTCCTGACTTTTTAGGGATCAACACCAAAGACCTTTAAAGCCCATAATTGAAAACccataattatataaatttaaaaaaaaaaaaaagaactggcaAAGGTTGTAGTGTTTATCCTAAAGGGAACCTTGGTGGAAAGTGTAaccaatatataatatttatctgAGGCCTACAATATGTTGTTTTTAACCATGTTCACTTTGTTCAACAGATTCGATCGATACCATTCCAGACCTTTCGCCGGATGTGACCGTACCAGTCACTACTAACACTGTGAGCCTTCAGAATCCAAATTGTTACTTTCAAAATGCCGCACTGTGTCCTGACAAAACCCAATGCTTTGTATGGCTTGTGTCTTCACTTACCTCAGGttagtttttcattttgttaaattttttttcaactattaaataaaatgaaaattataatCTAACACTGGATTCACATTTACTGTTCAAAAGTATAGTATTCGATATATAGGGTAATatagggttcgattcccgcctccgccttgtgtgtgtggagtttgcatgttcttcccgtgcctcgggggtttcctccgggtactccggtttcctcccccggtccaaagacatgcatggtaggttgattggcatctctggaaaattgtccatagtgtgtgattgcgtgagtgaatgagagtgtgtgtgtgccctgcgatgggttggtatcctgccttgatgcccgatgacgcctgagatcaggctccccgtgacccgaggtagtttggataagcggtagaaaatgagtgagtgagaagtaTAGTAAAGCAGCAAagggccattttttttttacaacttaaTACTAATAAAGTTTCTCTAAATTCTTCAGATTTTATGTGCTTATATTTAATGTGAGCTAACAGTACAATCACATTCTttcatcatatttatttttaaccactGATGCGAATACatccccatatatatatatattaattttttattagttattttttacaatttttttgtgtttgcatttttttcttcttcatagcAACAAGCACGTACGATCAGAACAAACTAACTAATGGTTTCTTCGCTCCATATACAAGTGCCTACACTTCTATTGGAGCTGATTACTCCACGACCCTGATCAATAGTCTGGATAAAATACCCTGCCCTGGCATTTCTCCTTCCAATTTTCTAGTTGGAGCAGGTGGTAATTGTCAGACTTCTGATTGCAATGGCGTATTGCCTACAGGAGCGAATATGAGgtaatacagatatatatatatatatatatatatatatatatatattctccaAATATTATTTAACTCTGGAGACTTAATAGTCACTCAAGTTAGGTGATTAATTTCATATGTAATCTGTTTTCACCCCCTCACCCCTCCACTAGCTTTAAGTATATTCTGGTCAGTAACACCAAAGGAATTCTTGCAGAGACACAGTGGTCGTCCAACATTGCTCTGAAAAACGGTAAGAAATCACGAGTCCTCTCATCTAGTCCTTGGAGAGATCAATTTAAAAAACCTTTATCATAacttttctctgtttgtttttgcagtACAAAGTCCAGACAGTATTGGTAATAGTTATGCTGGAAGGTCTGCTGCAATGGTGGTGATAACAACAATTCTTTCCGTTGCTGTGGCTTTGCTTTTGCTGCTTCTACTTATTGCCTTAATTCTGGCCTGGTAGGTCaaccattaaaatgaaaaattcattttaaagcattcaTCATTTGATTCAAAGTCTTTCATTAGCTTGATAATGAATGTATTTGTGTTGAGCACTACGTTATGTCACAAGGTCTCATCGATGCCATAATAAGAATATTTTGTGGGGGAAAATATTCAAGACATAATAAGGCAGATATGGAGCTGCATTCTTAATTTCCTCACTGCCGGGGTTCCTCTGATTGGATGTGTGCTTAGTCCATCCGCCTGTTGTTTCTCCCTCAGTTTCATTTAAGAGAAATTATATCTTTCTTCATTCACGTTTATTACACCTATGACTCTTAGATTAGTTAGTATTAACAAAACAGGTTGAAAAATATTACTGCAAATTAAGAACAAAATCTATGTGTGGTGACTGGCACTGATATACTGCCACATACCGTATATCTACAGTCAGTAAATCAGCCCCAGCCTCAGTTCATCATACTATTCTATGTGTTTTTAGTCACAACCATTCGTGGTATTGTTGCATTTGGTTCCAtttgttgtttcatttgtttaaagaTTTGGATGCCAAAAAATCAAACCTTTATTCTTAGCCTTTATTCTAATCCAATTATAGCAGTCACTAAAAGTTTTAGGCTAGACTATGTTTATTCCAGGTATCTAGACACCTCTAATTTGTCTAACATACAGTGGATGAACGTAAATGAGTCTAGTTTGCATTTGCATAATggcaaaattcattcattaattaggTTAATCAAATCTGAAAAGGTCTGAAAAGGCCTTCCATAAATGATCAGCCAGGTTCTGCAAATGTTTGCTGTCAAATCAGTCTTCATGTGTTTCATCTTGTTCTTAAGCAAAGGGTTAAATGCAAATTATgtgcaaaagagaaaaaaaaactgtagccAAACTGTAGCCATGCTGTCAGTCTGATTTAAAAAGCTGACAGAAAGgtttttctttcagctgctgCCGCAGAgggaaaacacagacacatgaagtgAGGCGTCAACCTTCGCTGATCGGATCCCTCCGTATTCCCAGTTATGACGTGCACCACCTAAAGAATCCTTCCCCCTATGACAACCCTGCATATGAGCAAGACCTGAATAAGAAGAGATACACCACAAACTCCACCCTGCCCCAGAAAACCACCACGGTCATCACTCACGTGCACTCCAGCGATCCAGATAACATTACCCtgcaaaaaatgtgaaaaaaagttTTGCTAATTTTCACAGCAGTAAATCTGACACTTTAGGAAATAATTCAATCAAATGCAAATGTGGCTAAAAATCAAAAAGGAGTCAAACTAGTTGGATAATTGTTAAAATTCTCTTTAATACTACTATTACTTCTACcgcaaatattaataatatttcagttattagtaataataatctttatttaaatagcaCAGTATTTATGTTCGTAATGAAGCTCCATACATCagtatgtaaaaatgtttttaaaaattgctaAATAGTCAAATACGATAAAATAACTCAAATTAGGTTTGGttcaaacaaatatattttggtTTAGGTTTAGAATTATAACTTCTAGAAATTCTATAGAGCAACTTTGATCAAAAATTATTAAATGCGTtaacaaataattttaatatgtttaattgtCTGTTAGCCATTGTACAATTGTAATTAACTCTTAAACTCTCATATAGAATTTTTCATATATTACCAAATAGTATATTATAGAATCGGTATTGGATAAATAAGCAGATGTTGGTGGAAACAGTGTACAGTACATAGCAGAATATAAGATAAAGGGTTATACAGTGGTAATGAGAAATTATACTtaagttaaaataaattcaaagttGTACACAATGGAACATATCCAGccaaaaaatgtgcaaaaatgaaagaaacaaaaaagatatttttttaatattaagatttttcaaaaattgaaaaactttaaatgtattaaaagaaaattcatatttttatctgatgagattaaattaacattatgctttttgttcatttttttttttttttttgctgtttaaatttttaatattaaccaTTATCTTCACAATAACTTGCTGCCTAACCCTTTATGCTAGCTATATAATCAATTACCTGGcattagcaaagaaaaacaagctaACTTAGTTAAATATAGACAGAAGTTAATATTGGCAAATTAGCAAAACTTACTTCAACATGCCTCTAATTTTCAAATTGAGATTTTGCATAGAATTTACTGAGGTAAGGCTAGTGGCACCGATCCTCAAGATCCTCACTGCAATCTAATGGCTTATTCATACTTAACACTTAAAGTGTGGTAATGAAATACAATCCTTTAAGACTTTTCACTATTTAGTTTATAAAACTttgggtgtgttgtgtttggggTGACTGGAATGTAGATTAGATAAGAACAGATAGgcagatagacaaatagatagatagatagatagatagatagatagatagatagatagatagatagatagatagatagatagatagatagatagatagatagatagatgttctTCCTATACTGTCATTGCCACTGCTTCAgttattttaaacacacttaCCTCTAATGTACCAATGTACAATTTTAAATGGCATAAGTCCAATATATCAAATCTATAAGATATATGTAGTAATGAAATATCATTAATAttacagaaaagacaaaaaaactcaAATTCATGCTGCACCGCTTTTAACTTTCAAGgcaatatgaaataaaaacaaaatgtttacgAATCCAAAGAGGTGTGAACGTGCTATAATTAATGTTTACTGAATTGTGATGTTCACCAGGTGGAGCTGTTTGCCATAAAGCtcaattacacattttatagCCTCTAATGGCAAATTATGAGAGGAACTGCTGAGCAGATCATGAGTTCTTTTAAATCAGACATTTGACTGATATCTATGTACTGTTTTAACGCTGCCTGGATTTGAAACCACAGGATTTGGCACATtttctgtgaaaataaaatggatgAGAACAGATTGACCACTAAATAGTAATTCCAGGACAGCAGTTtcataaaaaagtcagtaaagtGAAAGGCAAATATCTAGCTACTACCAGCtgttatatgtaatatgtaataatggTAAGTTGTAAATGTTTGAGCATAACCACAGGAGTTTGGACCAAGAATTTTGGAAAACTTATTAATATACTTCTTGTCTTTTGAAGAGAAATATAATCAAAACCTTGTTCCAGACCCTTACAAACCACATAAAGTTGTAACAACAATGAAACACATTGAGCTTCAACTGACTTTATGACTTTAAAGTGGCAGTTTGAATTTTTAGAGCCCTCTGCTGTCTGGATGACAAATTGCAATGTTATTCTTTTCCTCCAACACACCTAACCATTCGCGACTTCTCGCACCTGAATTCACGCCTCACCTCTACGGCTTCCTTTTCAGCCAAGATTtttttcagggccagaaaaaaatctaaacacaaaCCTGAAATGAAGAGGCCACCCAAATCCATTGCAAGGACATTTTGCGAATggatgcttttatttgttttttttgttgttgttgtttttttttaggaacaCTTGACCAGATTACAAACATCACCTTTAAATGCACTTAAAAGAAGAAAACCAGTTTCAGTTGAGAGTTTATCTCAACAAGATACATCATACATTGAGGATTCTTGGgttctttaaataaagtgaaatactTCTCAACTAAAGTCAGACTCTAAAGTTCCATGTATGACCTCAGCGGATAGATGGTTGAGTAACAGAAAGCTCACATAAGCTGGGCTGTCGTCTCCAGGTCACTCTTCTATGGGTAGATTTGTAGGCCAGTGAGTCACccaagcccacacacacacacacacacacacacacacacacacacatacatgcagacACAATACCCTCCACTCCGTGATTACTCATACTCAAGAAAATAACgcttcaatttaaaaaaacacctcaAGCAATCTAGATTTCAGAAGCAGGCCTGTGCTCCTATTTGTCATTTGTTGTTTGGTATTCCGATGGGAAAATCTCTCTGGAGTATGAAAGGTTCTCTTTTTCTAGCATCCTCGGAAAACCCCTCTGCTGCTGGGAGGAATGAGTCATTCCTCACTCACACTATAATCATAGCAGACCTTTTTACCAAACCTCAACATTAATCCTAGAGCAAATATTTCTGTCCCCACAATGTGTGCATTTTGACACCTTCTCTCCCTCACTGTAGgatttcagtcattttattttctatctaAAAGCAAACATGACATTTGTCCTTCAGATTTCTTTTCCCTGAGCACCAGATGCTTTATCTTTCTGTGTAGACATATGGTTGGTGGTGATAAGACTTTAATATCAAAAGGCACTTTTGTTTGCAAGGGAAAAGTTTCAATTCCTTTTAGacagtttaattattttttttcttggtttcaCAATTTTTCAGTAGTCTcaccaacgcacacacacacacacacacacacacacacacacacacacacagagaaggcTACCCAAACTACATTAGACTTTTTGGTGCAGAATAAGATTGAAAAGATACCAGCAAATCATTCTACATTTTCCGAGATCAATTTAAAACAGCATGTAGTGCTCTGAatgcaaatatttaataataatggaaggtaaaaacatgtaaacatggtATACAGTTGTAATAACAATTGTCActgtgaaaaaagaaatatactaTTTTAAAACGATAGAATGATAGGTACATCTGCATACCTCTTATGTATCAAAGAATGTAATCATGTattcatgaatatgcaaatcaaAAATGGTCTTATTTTTATCCCAACCTCCTTCCTCTTTTATACTGTTCTCATGTGTATGccatatatgtttaaaaatatatgtactgtatatcaacaGTATGCGCAAGCACAGTGCTGCTGAACTTCTAACATGTCAgtaggtgttgattcatttctagAAACAGCAGTTTTGACAGCAGTCCAAACGCAATATTTAAATTAACgctcttgttttaatttgttttcgtttctatagaaacagctAATTCACAGGGACTTCTATTTAATCTACTGCTGCTACTACAACATATTTTTGAAACCTATTTATCTAATGATGcatagaaaataaacactgaGAATTAAATACAGATTCCCATAAAAAAGACAGGATAATAAAAAGGAttgaaaaaggtaaaaaaaaaaaatggtgaagttttctgtaaagaaATAGTGATTAATATTTGCTTTGGAAGGAGTCGTCAGTTTCAGCACTCGCTGATTTTTCCGCAACTATAAAATCTTCAGAAACAACAATCTcagtgttggaaaaaaaaatgcagcttctCATGTTTATTAAAGTTGTTGTTGAacttgttgttgtgtttatgttcatttGTGTTACGAAACGAAACAGCGACGTCTGTAAATGGATATTGAAAATCTGTTCAATTTTGcagttatttgttattttagctgTCTAGCACTATATATCAGAGCTGATATTAAacgtagggtctccgatttttgagaaatgtttcagaaaactgagtcgggccgaaaaataaacaaaaacaaaacaaacgtgtagccaatgagcagaaaggggcgtgtcttgtcaatatgcggcggagagagtgttcagtgcgcatgtgtgacattagcagaaagcggttttagcattgaaataaaaacaaagaaagaaagcgaagaaaggcttacgataaggtaagaagtaggacgtgttaatataggatcagctttccagcactgtagagaactgaaggagcaggaagttggcgcatattcacagattggagtttcccgagtcaataactcctgagctaaacgctgttactacacaaataacacctcttttctatcgtagtaatgtagagacgcagctacaaccgtgttttgtgtagtaacagtgtttagctcaggagttattgactcgggaaactccaatctgtgaacatgtgacCAACGcagaggcgcttttttccttctcgatcggtgagtaacgttggttttgttttgttacccagaactaatatatgcctttgtcctttgcatgattatgcttgtgtgtcatttttgcttgtttgtttatctgctatcgtattgttcttcacttcagctatgataaagacacatttctttccattagttgcctgggttgcgtatgtatgtatgggcggagctatcaatacaggggtgggacccatttgggttaggggcgtgtttgttttggtgattttatgtcaacattggctttcaaaaatcggataCCCCACCTTTAAACAACCAATATAATCTCGGTCTTTAAAGTTTTCACTCTCAGTTTTTAGTTTCACTTTAACTTACTTATTCCAACACCATTCCACAGATTTTGGGCGCACAAGCCATCAAATTAACGCTGCACTTATTTAGACAGATGATATATATAAcaatcattttgtcattttatcttTATGGACCTGAacgtaaagaaataaaaccccAAAGTGACAAAAGGAAAGTTATGAAGACTTTCATGTGGGGGAAAAACCTACTTGATCGTTAAAACTGCTGCCAGTTCTCTTTCAATAACCGTTAAATAAATCAGCTTACACAAAGCTTCACAATCCGTACATACATAAACGGTGTTACTGTTCACATTTTAGTCAATTATTATTCAGctgttatttaaagaaaacGTGACAAAACAAAGGCGTCACTCCTGTGGAGCGAACGAAGATATCATAGGCTGCCACGCCCTCTTTCAGTGTTGCCAAATAatgctgttttaaataaaaaaaaatcaattcaaaaACTGGACTTCATTATTCACTGCTGTTGGGtgtgtttataatttaaaaaacgtAACCTGAacgttttataaaaaaaaaaaaaaaaaaggattaataGTGAAGTATTAATTCCCGTTCTGGCAACCCGgattttcacttcacttcacttcacacgCGCACTGAGCGTGTCGTCCTGGGGTAAATCTGTCAGTACTTGACCAGCGCGCGCggatgcgtgtgtgtatgtgcgtgtacgtgtgcgtgcgtgtgtcagTGGATTCACTGAAATGAGTTGTGTGGATATTTGCCATGATCACAATATCACCTGTTAGTGGATCGCAGCACAGAGCTGGTACACCGTTACAGATGGCCAAGAGGAGCACTCTCTTTATCCGGATTGTGGAAGGCAAAAATTTGCCAATTAAGGATATGTGAGTAACAGTTTAAGGTCATTTCTGTGGAGATTTGTGTTTGCatttggatgaaaaaaaaaaaaaaagttcaatgtTCACAGGATGTCTTATTATGCTGCTATAAACGTAAGGGAAATGTCACTGTTTTATAGGCTCTGGGTTTCCTACAAGCTGTGATGATGGTTAAAATGTCAAGATCAACCATTTCACTTAAATCATAAGGGTCAGAAAATAATGCAGTAGAACAATCATGCTGTCCATTCCTTTTATATGTCATATATAATtacagaatttattattataacaattttATATTGCTTGATATTCTAGTGTTGatgttttataatgtttttgcttttaacattttagaaaattattattattattattattattattattattatttattaaaatttatttattttaaatgtctatACATCTATAAATTGTGCAgttatttctatataaatgtatttttatatagaaatgaTGATATAAAGTGACAGCATTAATCACAAACaacattgtaggttgattggtgtttatgtaatatatttactaTACAACAGTCTGTATTACATGTTTCTGAGTATCGATAAACTTGTAACGAGAAGTATTtcgaattctttttttttaagttgtaaattccctttatgtttaaaataaagacgTGGGATCTATTtgtaacatgtaaaaaaaaaaaaaaacaactcctgGTTAAAGATGTAAATTACCTTCATGGGTAAAAAGGTTTCATAAAATAACCTAGATTTAGTTCTAAAATATGTTTTAGCTTTAAAACGACATCACACATTATTTAAAGCATGCTGAATACAGCACGATTGATGGAGCTTAATTCCTCTTAATGGAGTGTGCTCAGCAAGTTCACTTTTCATGGGAACTGTTTGGTATTAGCGTGTAAGCACACGTCAGATAAGTCTCTAAACATTTGCTCCAGGTGACACGATGATAAAAAGTCAAGCGCGCTTCCTGGATAGTGCTGCCCATTTATCTCTGGCAGGTCTTTTTTTGTTGACTTGCTCTCATGGATATTGGTTATGAAACCCATCTTCGCCCACAGCCTTAGGCAGTGTCTTTCTACTGTATGTTGCGTTAAACAGAGATCCACTTTACTGCTGCACGAATGTGGCATTAGTTTAACATTTCAGATGGCCAGTGACCCACTATGCTGAAGATTTGGAAAGATTTTGAGAATGCCCCAGTTTTCTTGTTTGTAGGCTTTGTGAAGttccactctgtgtgtgtgtgtgtgtatgtgtgtgtatgctgccACTGAGGGACAGATGTCGTGTGGAGTGTTTACACTGACACCGTGGTGACTTTGCCAAGCGGAGCGGCGACAGATTGCATCCGAGTGGCTTCAACGATaggccgcacacacacaccccgcacTTGGGAATTTGAGAATAAATGCCATTCCATCTGCAGAATTATTTCAAAGAAAAGAGCAGTTGTATTGAAAAGGACTTAAAAGCGATCAAAGTCT comes from Tachysurus vachellii isolate PV-2020 chromosome 26, HZAU_Pvac_v1, whole genome shotgun sequence and encodes:
- the upk3b gene encoding uroplakin-3b yields the protein MKACLALFLACVILCKTFAINSIDTIPDLSPDVTVPVTTNTVSLQNPNCYFQNAALCPDKTQCFVWLVSSLTSATSTYDQNKLTNGFFAPYTSAYTSIGADYSTTLINSLDKIPCPGISPSNFLVGAGGNCQTSDCNGVLPTGANMSFKYILVSNTKGILAETQWSSNIALKNVQSPDSIGNSYAGRSAAMVVITTILSVAVALLLLLLLIALILACCCRRGKTQTHEVRRQPSLIGSLRIPSYDVHHLKNPSPYDNPAYEQDLNKKRYTTNSTLPQKTTTVITHVHSSDPDNITLQKM